Below is a genomic region from Thunnus thynnus chromosome 22, fThuThy2.1, whole genome shotgun sequence.
GCCCGATCTGAAGCCTGACCCCTCAGATCGGCTGAGTCGGGTTGAATACGTCCATCTTTACCGGAATAGACGCGAAGTCCCCGACATGAAGATCCCAGCGTACCTCAGCAGGACGGAGCTGTTCACAGATGAACTGGAGCGCGGAAACATTTCACTCAAGATCATGAACGTGACGCTGGCAGATGAAGGGAGATACAGATGTTTGGTTCCCAAGTTGAAGAGCAGAGTGAAGTTTGCAATTGTTCGACTTGTTATTGTTGGTGAGTTTCTTAAGATGTTGTTGATGGTccaacatttgtcttttttggaTCTGTTGATTTGACTTGTGTCAAAAAATTACATGATTGAGCACTTTTTATGTACCTTGAACCCAAATGTTAGAATCTGATACTTTTTGTCAGTAACTTTTTAGTATTGTGCTGAAAATtaaatcttgtgtttttctaGAACCAAACTTTGATGAAACCTGGACAACAGAGACGCCGCTGCATCTCCAAACTCCTGATCTGAAGGATGAGATGGACGTTAAAGGTGAGAAAACGGTACAAATCtgtgaagaagagaggaaacgTCTTCAAAATCagctgaaatgttgtttttaattactgTGGTAATTAAAGTCTTCATATTTGTGTATCTGGTGTGTCTCCACTTACTGTAGCTTTATTTCTTTTCCCATCAGGTGGTTGTTACAGTCCGAGAGCTCTGATCTCAGGTGTGGTGATTGGCTGCATCTTACTAATCTTTGGTGGTCTAGTTGGtggatatttatttaaacaaaggCGTCAAAAACCAAATGTAagtcagaaataaacaaaacatattgttGCTTATTGCAGTGTAAATCATTACAGACTCTTTTGGAGACtgaataattctgttaattttCCTTCCAGCATCCAAAGTATGACATCGTTGTAAGCAAATCACCTTCAGTCTAGCTGACTTGCTCCAACGTACTTTACTGGCTGATGTTAAAGGAGATGAGAGCGTTAAACTCACTTGGATCCTTCTGGGGATTTAAACCGGACACATGTGGACTCACTGGATCAGCATTAGGGGGGTTTCTACAGCAGATACTTTGTCCACAGCTCACCTGAAGCTCCTAGATGGATCCTGGCTGGAGGAATGCTGATCcccaaagtgaaaaaaagtgattttaaaagcACCACCTGACTTAAAACTGACTTAAACCTTCCTGAAAACGATTGATTTAGATCCACAGCCTGGATAAGAACTGTGCCAGTTAAACCATCATGACCTGCAAGATTAGATGCAGGTTCAGTTTTATTCATCAACTTTTTCAACAACTCACTTTTAAAAGTGTACTTTGGCAAATCTTGGTGTGTGGCTCCCTCTAGTGGTTAAAAACATGTATGTTGTGGACAAGAGAGGGTCAATGTTTCTTCTTTTGGTATTAAAAGGCTCTGTTTAAACTGTGTGCTGGGCTCACTGATGtgtctttaatagtttttgaacaataacggaggtctacagcacagaggaataagatatatcaggctatgatacacacacaacacttgttagtagttcagttcattgttggtttggatcttCACgtgaaatttgttgacaataagaaaaaaatagaaaatctcAAGACATATCCATTAAAACAAATTGGTTTTCATATGTTGAAAGATTTATTGGTCACTAGTCATTCCCCCTGTCTGCCAGTAAAGAGATCCAGCAATTTATGGCCACATTTTGACTTTTAGCGTTCTGCTGAGACCAACCTGTGATAATATTTCCTAATCAAAGCTGTGTTTTGCTCTACAGTCAGTGCATGCACCTAAATTACCAGTTTAGAGTTGGTTTTCTCCAGCACTCTGATGTCTTAAAGATTACATAGCCTATAAAAGTAACCTGGAGAACTAATTTCTTGGCCATGTGTGTGGataaccaggtttctaatcagctttttacaTGTTAGCATGTGAAGAACACCTCTCTGAGCCACAGTGGAGGTTTCTTAATTCAAAGTAGGAGTTGCTATGAAAGCAGTGTAAACCTTAAGTGGAATGCCTCAGCTAATCAAAGTGCTTTGGAATATGTTTTTAAAGCCCTGACGAAGACCTACAGAGGTTGAAACATGTTGGTTTTTTAATGATTTAGTCTCCACAACGTATGCTTTTTAATATTTCCTTCCTTGCTGttacattttcttatatttgGAGTGTCTGGATTGTCTTATGTAGAGCAACCAGTCATCTTTTCctatgtttgaatgtgtgttgttgtgtgcaCCTGCTGAGTAAAGTTTGATATTGGCAACCTCACTGCAAATTCTGCTTTCTTGTTGTAGATAATGTAACTGTAAGGAAAATGGATTTGTAACTTACCAATTTTGTTTCAACTCTGATTCTGCACAACCACGACAACTACAActgcaagaaaacacacaaagcaaacagtCCAAGCAGAAATGACTCCAACAGAAAAGAGTTGCAAGAAGAATCatctaaaatgataaaacacagagcagcatgaCATTAAAACCAGACCTCAaatttttaaaactgattaaaattatgttattgataaaatatgatgtaaatttatgatttatttttgaatcattttatgattaaatatgaataatttctACCTAGAACAATAGtaatgtgtgtctctctggtTTGGTTGATGTTCTTCTGTTGGACTCTACAGGTGAAGATGTTGTTGTGTCTCTTCTCTAcagtcactctgctgctgacagTATAGAGGTCATCAGGACCTCAGACTGTCTCTGTGGGTTCAGCAGAGAGGAGGTTTCCCTCACCATCCAGCCAAAACAATTCAGGCTCTGGATACCAGCCTTTAGACTCACACTGTAACACCACCACGCTGCTGTTTATGGTCATATTTATGACAGGTGAGGAGACAGAACCTGATGATGAGAGACAAGAGAAACCGCAGTGACTCTTCTGCACATACAGaacattttcaatatttggTTTAAGTGACTGGGAGATATTACCATCTGTTTGATACTGTTTAGTCATTATAAGTGTGGTCTGATGTCTGTCACCATCTGACTGATAACATCCAGAGCTACAAACATCACGAGTGTTACAGAAAGTGTGCTTGAACAGAATAAGTGAGAAATATGGTGATGTTCACTAAAACCACATAATCATGGGAACATTTCCACCTGAAACCAAATCATAAaactaataaactaaataagtaaaataaatattttaatgaatatCATAAATCATATCCCATTGCCTAAACTACACTGTgtccatacatacacacacatatatatatatatatatatatatatatatatatatacacacatatatatacacacatacacacacacacacatacatatatatatatatatatatatatatatatatatatatatatatatatatatatatatatatatatatatatatatatatatatatatatatatatggacacatacattttatagacttaatAAATAACATGTAGGTTTGTTGAACTTTTATTGCACACATATGAGACTGAAGCTATCAGTGAGGTGTTGCAGGCCTCAGTTTTGAAGGGCTGCTATAAGTTCTG
It encodes:
- the LOC137175009 gene encoding butyrophilin subfamily 2 member A2-like; translation: MNMFKVDFEQFGYMFTFWTFTLCLAVIVWTPVEGQSEVIGSAQPIITSPGDDVILPCHLDPEFNVQGQTVEWSKPDLKPDPSDRLSRVEYVHLYRNRREVPDMKIPAYLSRTELFTDELERGNISLKIMNVTLADEGRYRCLVPKLKSRVKFAIVRLVIVEPNFDETWTTETPLHLQTPDLKDEMDVKGGCYSPRALISGVVIGCILLIFGGLVGGYLFKQRRQKPNHPKYDIVVSKSPSV